The Pseudomonas chlororaphis subsp. piscium genome contains the following window.
CTTCACCGGCTCGTCGAAACCCTCGATCTCGACCTCATCACCCAGCTCTTCCAGTAGCGCAGCATCCATGCCCGCCACCTGATCGCGGAAGGCCACGGTCAGTCGTCCTGATCATCTTTCGGCAGTTGGCCGCGGCGAGAGATCTTGCCTTCGGCCACCAACAGCGCGGCGACCTCCTTGCTGGGCGGGTCGTAGATCTCGCCTTGGCGAATCACCTTGGCGCCGTCCTGCAGACAGCCGTCCACCACTACGTATTCCGTTTTCGCAGCCATGTCACACCACCTTCGCGTAGAGGAAAGCATTCGGTTCCAGCATGCCGGCCAGAGGAGCCGACTGGAGCTTCAACCAACGCACGCTCGGCTCCTGGGTGACCCAGCTCTTGGGGAAGCGCGCCGCTTCGACCAGACCGCTCTCGATGGCTTCCAGATCCTGAATGGCCGCGTAGAGCATGGCGTTGCGGGTCGAGGTGGAACCCAGGATCAAGCCGCCCGCCGGAATGACCGGCTGCTCGTCGCCGGCTGCATCCAGGTACCACTCGTCATAGGCGTACAGATCGATGCCCGGATCGTTGAGGTAGCCGAGGTAGGTCACCCCGTCGGGCAGCTCCTCAGGCTTGATCAGGCCCATGTCCACGCGCCGGCTGTTCAGTTGTTTCAGCACCGTCTCGTTGCTCTGGAAGGCGTCCTGCGCCTCGGCGCTCAACACAGCTACGTTTGCCGATCGACCGGAGTCCTTGGCGATCAGACGGCGCCACTGGCGCATATTGCCGATCGGGTCAGAGCCCTCGGTGTTCCAACGACCGCCGACAAGCGTGACTTTGTGGGTGTCTTCCATAAGGAAGTCGATGGTGTCATCCACACCGTCGCCGACCACCCGGATACGCCCGGTAGTCAGCGCTTGGGCGCACATCCACTCCTCGCGGCGAGTGATCTCGTCATCAAGGTCCACCAGGTCACGGCCGAGCAACTCACCGGCACGCTCAAGCGGAGTGCGTGTCGAGAATGGGTTCTCGCCCGCACCGCGCTTCAGGATCAACTCGGCACGGGTTTCGCGCTTCGGCTGAATGTACGGCGGCTTATAGGTCGAAGAATTGATGCCAGTACGCTGCGACACACTGCCCGGCAGGGTCGGGTGTACGAACGGCGCCATCTTGCGCTGGCCCTTCACGATGTCGATGGAGACCGTTTCGGTGCCAAAGGTCTCGGGAGCGCCGCCGTTGAAGAAGGTGTTCATGAGGAAGCGCCGCGGCGTCGCCATCTGCTCGACGGCTTCCAGCATGGTCAGGGTGTCGAAAATGTCAGTCATGGGTACTCCGATCAGCGAATGAAAAGGCAGAGAGGACGCAGAGCGGCCTTCGCAGCGGCCAGGGTCAGGCCCTCGCCCAAGGTGAGTTGGCTACCCAGCACTTGGCCGGTCAGGCGGATCGGCACGCTCTTGGCGCCGTCGGTGGTGTCCACGTCCTGATCGAGAATGGCCGTGGGCTTTTGCGAGCCGTCCTCGGCCGCGGCTTTGCACAGCAGGAACTCGCCGGAGGCCGTGACCTGACCCAGCACCGCGCCGCGGGCCAGCTTCTGGCCGGCAGCAATAACGCCGGTGTCCATCACGATGGGGAAATCGCCCGCCGAGAGCTGAGTCGGCAGGTAGCTTTTACGTTCGGGATTACTCATGAAACTCTCCTTCAGCGACGCGACGCGCCGGCCACAATGGCGCTGACAGCGGCTTTGCGGTCGGCTTGCTTGCCGTCAGTGGATGGGGAAGTGCCGGTGACGCCTTGGGCATCGCCCTTGATGGCGGCCAGCGAGATACCGCGGTCCTGAGCCGCCTTGAACAGCACCAGCGCGGTGGCTTCCACAGAGCTGCCATCGTCGATGGCCGCCCCGACTTCCTTCTCGAAGCCTTTGGCGGCCAGGGCGTTGATGCCCTTGATGCGCTCACGCTCCGCGGTGGCAGCCTCGGTGCGGATCGCCGCGGTGTCAGGCTGGGCCGCCTGAGCGATCTCGATGGTGTTGGGGTCAGTGCCAGCTGCAATCGCCGTGCGCAGTTCTGCCGTGGTAGTGACGGTGGTCATGGTGTGTATCCTTGGGGAGTTGATGGCCGGCTTGGCCAGTTCAGTAATCAGGGATTCGAGCGAGCCCACGCGATGGGCCAGGCCGTGCTTGACGGCGTCGGCACCGACGCGGATCCCGCCGTGATCGCCCATCTCGGGCACCTTCTCGGCAGCCACGCCGAGGTTGCGGGCAACCTTGCCCACGAAGACTTCGCCCAGGGCATCGATGGTCTCGCCCAGCTTGGCGCGGCCCTCCTCGGTGTTGAGGTCTGGGCGCTTGTTGGGGGCATTGCGACTGACGATCTGGTATCGAGTACGGCCGCTCACCTTCTCGTTCTCGACTACCGCCTCGACGACAACACCGATGCTGCCGGCGAGGCTCGCTTCGTCGATGACGATTTCGCTGGCCGCCGAGGCGATCCAGTAGGCCGCGCTGGCCCCGATCCCGC
Protein-coding sequences here:
- a CDS encoding S49 family peptidase, whose amino-acid sequence is MSRALELAASQPWLMLPDALDNLLTISDRMGDPVALATKRGEQLEDTRKVTMRNGVAVVPVVGPIFRYANLFTEISGATSTQILATDIQRALDDPKVRSIVLNIDSPGGVASGINELAEMIYAGRARKRIVAYIGGIGASAAYWIASAASEIVIDEASLAGSIGVVVEAVVENEKVSGRTRYQIVSRNAPNKRPDLNTEEGRAKLGETIDALGEVFVGKVARNLGVAAEKVPEMGDHGGIRVGADAVKHGLAHRVGSLESLITELAKPAINSPRIHTMTTVTTTAELRTAIAAGTDPNTIEIAQAAQPDTAAIRTEAATAERERIKGINALAAKGFEKEVGAAIDDGSSVEATALVLFKAAQDRGISLAAIKGDAQGVTGTSPSTDGKQADRKAAVSAIVAGASRR
- a CDS encoding head decoration protein codes for the protein MSNPERKSYLPTQLSAGDFPIVMDTGVIAAGQKLARGAVLGQVTASGEFLLCKAAAEDGSQKPTAILDQDVDTTDGAKSVPIRLTGQVLGSQLTLGEGLTLAAAKAALRPLCLFIR
- a CDS encoding major capsid protein, producing the protein MTDIFDTLTMLEAVEQMATPRRFLMNTFFNGGAPETFGTETVSIDIVKGQRKMAPFVHPTLPGSVSQRTGINSSTYKPPYIQPKRETRAELILKRGAGENPFSTRTPLERAGELLGRDLVDLDDEITRREEWMCAQALTTGRIRVVGDGVDDTIDFLMEDTHKVTLVGGRWNTEGSDPIGNMRQWRRLIAKDSGRSANVAVLSAEAQDAFQSNETVLKQLNSRRVDMGLIKPEELPDGVTYLGYLNDPGIDLYAYDEWYLDAAGDEQPVIPAGGLILGSTSTRNAMLYAAIQDLEAIESGLVEAARFPKSWVTQEPSVRWLKLQSAPLAGMLEPNAFLYAKVV